The nucleotide sequence AAGCCGCACTTTCCATCTAGTTCTTTAGGGATGCTAATGATTCCAATGATGTTATCGGGGGGCTAATACGATGGGCCTTCTTGGTGTGTGTGAGAACTTACATCAGGGTTTGCAAGACAAGCAGAAGTGGAAAAAATGTCAAAGTTATGGTGATGTAGTCAAAACTCAGCCAGACCAAACATTTGTCATGTGTCTTCGTGAAACAACAGCATAATATGAATGCCTATTTGCACATGTTTGTCTTGTTCAGTGACTATGAAGAACTACTTCATCACTTCATAGCGTTGATTTAgaagaattttcatgacatttttttgaaacggaggcaataGATTTTCCTTATATATTATTGACCGACCTACAGGGAGCCAGCCCCCGTATCGCCCCCGGGAGGGGTGACTTGGGTGGAACCCTAGCGCAGCTGCCACCCCTTCCCTTCGATCATGCTCCCCTCCGCCACTACGAAGGACGCCTTCGGTCAACGGCCGCTCATCCTCCTTGCGCGACTGATGGCGGCGGGGCGGGAACTCCGGCCGGAGCTTCACGGCGGCCCTGGACGGCATGGTTCGTCCAACGGAGATGGGGtaccggggcggcggccccggatttCTTGGGCGACCACGACTGTCGCCGTGGCCGTGAGGGCGGAACGTGCAACTGGTTTGGAGTGCTCGGTGCGGCTCAATTGGATATGTTAGTCCACCAATCTCTGACAGAATCCTCGATGTGCCAATCCGAAGTTTCGAAGTCAATCAAGTGCAACCAATCATTAACCATGTTTCAAAGGCGCAAGGAGAGGACACATATCACAATTAGGCTATCCACGTTTGGCCAATGATGGTCCATGATGAAGGTAGCGAAGGAGAAATGGTACGGTGCACATGATGGCCAAAAAGAAAGGAGGAAAATAATATTCACGCTTATACTATGTAGTAAAAAAAACTGAACATATGTTGCGCTCTATCCATTTGAAAAATAAAATAAGTGACCCGCACATACTTTGCTTGTTATTTGGTGGCAATGCACGGGTATTTAGCTAGTATGCATCAAAGGAGGAAACACGACATAGAAAAAGATCATATAGTACAAGGTGACCCCTTAGATATGTCACTTAGGAGTCATTTCCTTCTAAATATGTTAGTATTATATTCCGAGTCGAACCGCCGGCGTTTTGGCTCCCAGGAGCAAATGCTCCCAGATGAACAACAATTCAGAAAAAGTAGTAAAATGCTTTTAAAAGGTTCTGAAACGGAGCTATAGTACAAAAGGTAGTATTATATTCCGAGTGGATGTCCGTGTTTGTGTCGCAATCATGTTTGACAATAATGCAAAATGGAGGTGTAGTGTTTCGTCGGTGAAAAAAACAAACTTGAAGTGACATTTTGGGGTAACATTTGTGTTTCAGTTTGTTTATTTAACATGCCAATATGTTTTAACCTTTTTGCTTAAAACTTTGCATGTAGCATTTGGATGTGATTATGAATACATAAAAAATTTGTTGGGACCTTTTAGACATTTCAAAAACCATTTTTGTGCACAGGAGCACGTGCTACCGGGAGCCAATTTGGATTTCCGAACCGTTAAATTTGGTTGTTGCCTTAATAGTTTTTTTTGTTATAAAAGTTCAGTTTAGTCCTTATCCATGTATGGGGTTGTCTATATTACTGCAAGGGGTACTGCACATGTACGTTTTTTTTTAGGAAATGCCATCCTAGCTAGTTTTActataaaataaatagaaattacACCGTCcacaagtttttttttttgaacttcACCGTCCACAAGTTTGGTAACGAGGCAGCCTCCTATGTACGATTAGTTTATCTCACAAAAATGTGAGATTTATTTGTTTTTGAAATATGCAAATATACAGAAAACATCCGAGTCAAGGGCGGTCAGATCGTGTGCATTATCAGTGATTTTTCATTTTCTTCATCATGAAAATTTAAGCGACGGAGGGTTGTTCACCACATCGCCAAGGTTGCTAGGAAGAACAAGGGAGGAGAACTGCTGATCAAGAGTCGACGTGAAAGATCAGGCCGCCTACACACATAAATTAGGGTCTAGCTGTTTGTGCTTCAGCAAACTGGGAACAAAATTTTTTTCAACGGAAAAAGTAGTGCAAACAGATAAGCACACACGCATCTGACATCAGTTGATTCTGCCCAGTTATTCTTCAGAGTATGGCGATAGAAATACAGACGTACTACATGAGAGACATTACAAGAAAATGTTCAGGTTCATGGGAGGGTGAATTTAGGCGGAGGGCAGCCCAGCCTGCAGTCCACATCAGTTGCATAGCACACTCCCTTATTGTTGCCATACAAGCAGCAGTAACACAAGTCGCATGGCCGCATCAACTGCCTCTCGCATGAGAATATGTCCGGGCCATGCCCTTGACCTGCAAAACGTTTCCAAGATTAAGTACCTTAGCATATGCCGATGTAGATGATGTATCTAGCGACAAGCTTAGCGGGTTAGTCTACAACCAAATCGACCATGATGATGATTCATCAGAGAGGAAATGCGCAGCGCCCCTGAAAAACTACACTGCGCGGCGCATATTTTCGATTCGAGAAGTGGCAACTTACTCTGAGCGCGAGACGCGAAGCATCCGAGAAGAACCAGGAAAAGCGCCAGGAACTGGAAGGCCTGCTTCATGTAGTAGTTCGCCATTCGTGCGCGCGCAGGTGGTTCAAGATCGTCAGATAAGATGAGAGTGCGTACTACTCAGAGGATGATTTGGGCTACGGTTGATGTCGATGCGTATATATAGGCACACATGCGTTATGTTCGTTACTCCCAGGCCAGTCTTATCTGATTCACCGGGGCCGGTTTTCCTCCCAAAAAATATTTTCCTATTAATTTGATATAATGTGATGCCTCACAATGAGTAATAAATAAATTTATTACCTTCCAAAAAATGTCTTCCTGCAGTATTTGGTAGATTGTGTGCGGTGCTGGGACATGGAgtatgtgagctcgagctcacatacACACTTTGCtatagtaaaatcaaaaaaatatttaaaagttcaaaaaaatctgaatctTTTTGGCAACAAACATTGATGTATGTTACACACGTGTGCCAATTTTCGTGATGAAATGACATTTGTGAAGGCTTCGGCGAAAAAGACAAAATTATGCTAGAAAAAAAACTGTTTTTGAAAGCATTTTCGagcattgattttgttttttttcgcCGAGACCTGCATGAATGTCATTTTGTCATAAAATTTTACACGCATGCGAGAAAACATCAATGTTTGTTATCAcaaaaaatcagtttttttttgaactttttaatatatatttttgatTTTACTGTAGCAAAGGGTGCATGTGAGCTCAAGTTCACAAGAGCACTTTCGTACGAGACTGCAAAACCTCTCTATACGGGGTAAACTTTACTCAGGTTTGATATGTGTAACACTTCGGATCATGATTGATAAACTCTGATACACAGATCTATTACAGGATGAGAGATTGGGATCGGGAGAACAAGAAAATATGGGGGAAGACACGAAAAGAGAACTCTTTCCGTTGCCTCACCTCCTCCtccggatcccccccccccccccccccccacacacacaccttcTCCTGTGTTTTCTGTTGATCAAAATTATTCTACCATAAATAAAGTAACTTGAAATAATCaacccaaatgataagtgccacatgtGTGGCACGAAATAACACCTCCCTAACTTTTTTACAAGTAAATTGACATCCGAAAAAAAGAAATCCCCCAAAAAACCGAAACTTATCATCTAAATGGAAAGTTGCCATGCTTCATAACTAAAGTTGCCGAgataactaaagttgccatcctcgGGTAACTAAAATTGTCATCAAAAAACGTCAGGGTggaattgcttcgtgccacacgtgtgacacttatcagGGTTTAAAAATTTACCAAAATCACATCCCGCATTAACTAAATAAAATCAAATCAAATTttccgaaaatcacaaaaaatcaaaaATTTATTTCCTTCTCTTGCAATTatccaaatcaaatcaaatcttaccaaaaccTCAACTAAATCAAAACTTTCCTTGCATATTTTTACCCATACTTAAATCAAATTAAATCTTACCAAAACCAAGAATATGCTGGGTGTAAGAAATGTCAGATATAATTAGCTTTGAACCACTATAATATGTATGCAGCCGTTGTAACACATGGGCAATTATCTAGTCGAGTTTAAGGTTATAGTTTGTTCACCCAATCACTTTTTTTCCGAGGGGGTTCACCCAGTCACTCGTGTGCACGGCTACTTAACCTCACAAACACGGGCCAGACCCAATACGACACACACAAGTGGGCTATGCTATTTCATTGGGCTTACATGGACGAGAGCTGCTCCTTAGCAAACGCTTGCTAATGATTGAAGTGCATAACTAATATGCATGGCTTCATGCTTAGGAAAATTAGGTTGCATGCAAAAAAAGTAACTTATGATTAACATGCATAGGTGTTGACATGACATGACTACATGCTTATAAAAATTAGGTAGCGGGTCATAGCTATTTGGGAATAGAGAATTTGATTGTTGTTAATTATGGAATTCCAGACAGTCGAGACTATCCTAGCCTAAGTATAGGAGGTTGTTAGATGAAAAAATTGGCCTGAACAGCCCCTGACAAATGGAGGCGGAATGGGGCATATACTGGAGATGCACTtggtccctccgttccaaaattatTAGGGTTTTAGGTTTGTTCAAAATCAAATTTCATTAAATTttaccaaatttatataaaaatatatcaacatctatAGTAAAAAAATGTTTCATTAGATTCATTATGAACTACATATTTCTATTATATATATTTGATGGTGTGGATCTTAGTGGCTTTTTTGTAGGTTTGGTCAAACCTGAAAAGCTTTGTCTTGCAATAATCCTAGAATTTCAATTACTCCGTCGTGGTGATAAAAACGTCTTATAAAAGTTGGTAGAGGAAGTATTTTGGAGCAGAATGGACCACATAGTCAGCGGGTTTCATGGGTATAAGGAAATATTATCTCTATATAGTATAGTATAATTCATGGTACATACATACAAGTGGAAAGCCAAGATAGGCTTTTTCCCCCAAAAAAGAAGAAACTAAGATAGTGCTTTTGTGAACACAAGCAAGGCGGTCGACTTCATGGGGCATTAGAGATCAAGAAGACTCAACTGCAAAACAACGTTTGGTCCAGACAAGTGCTGCATCATGCTCAATGAAACATGTGCTGATATCCACATGGTCAATTCTCTCTGGCCTCCTTTTGCGTCTGTGTGTTCTTTCAGTCTTCACCTGAACAGTTGTGATGTGTACATCGTGGCTGCGAGAAAGGCTGCCAGGAAGGTTTTTTGAACAACCATATTCACCTATAACATATATAGTAGAAAACACAAAAGCATTAAACAACGATATGTCTTTCAAGAACTAACGAAGTTAAATAAATTAAAAGGGAGCAATGAAGTGAGATATAATCAATCACCTTGCACCACACAGAAAACAATCGCATCAGGGATCTTGTCTTTGTCAGCACAATCCAAGCACATCCTTTCAGCGTCCCAACCCCTGCGCTCTGACAACTGCCACGAGAACTGCAAGAGGACGGGCTCTCCAAGCTCCTTGCCATCATCTTGCTGATCAACCAGCTCATACGCGAGAATGCCCCCCATTGTGCATGTGTAGATGAAACCATCAACAAACACAGATCTCCCGTTCAACACTTGGGCTCCGCACGAAGCAGAAGCATGCCGCACAATGCTCCATCTCTCGGAACGCAGATCGAACATAAGGATCGAACCTGTGCCGGCCTCGGAAACCACGAAGGAATTGTCACCCAGGACCGCATATCCCGAAAGGTCAACCTTCCCGTTCAGAGCAAGATATTCGTCTGCGAGGTGCCTGCAACGCACCCATTTGGATCCATCGTGGTAGGAAACACCGAGAGTCTCGCTCAGAGCGACAATCCTGTTACCAACTTCAAGAACCATAGAGAAAGGGTCAGGAGCGGGAGGCTCCGTGCATGGAAACAGCTTGGACTCCTCAGTTGGACCGTATGCATCTATGCCATCTTGTGTGTTAGAGACAACATATGCGTTGGAGCTGCGACTGCTGAAGACGAGGTGCCACGGGGGAGACCGATACCGAACAAGGTAATGATCGTCAGTGTTGTAAGATAAGACCAGAGCATGCTTTTGCGTGAGAAGTTTGTCATGAGATCCCACCCTTCCGTTCTCTATTTTGGCAACATACACAATTGTCTGGAATTGAGCTTCGCAAATAATATATAGGTCCTTATTGATCTGGACAGCTGGGTCCTCAGGAGGCTCCTCAAACTCGTAATGTCCCGGTTTTACAGATAGAAAATTGCTGCACAATATGTCATTTAGGACATTAATATGTTGCCCAAAATGCTTAGAATAAAGCGAGTGTAACTATATTTGAAGTATGTAAGCTTGGTTAAAATAAATAAGGAGACTTTGGGAGATTGAAACCTGCAACAATCAAGCATCTTGGAGGATTCTATGACGGGAGAGCTGGTTGGATACTCCAGCATTGCAGGCGGCATGGCATTCTGGTCCTCATACTCCCTAGTTGACATGTGACAAGAAAGATCAGAAACAATATTGTATATTGTGCTCCCTTCGACCGGCTCTAGAAAAATTAAAGGTCTATAAATCTTTTGGGAAGTTAGACAGCACATACTTTGGCCATGTTTGTGGGAAAAATCATCAAGTAACTACAATACTTACTACATACAATATGAAAACAAATTTATTATGTGTCTAATGATATATGAATCTCATACAATTTGGTATCATAGCTCTTGATAGTTTTTCCTAAATATTTGGGTCCAAACTTTGCATCGTTTCACTTCAGACATTTTTTTTTAAAACGAGACCAATCAGAACTAGCCCCTGATGGCATATTTTGATAGAAGAAACAAGCTGAGCACCACGGGAGAGTCGAAACTCGAACCCGGTTGGGCAGCGTGCGCTCCCGCACTGCTGACCAACAGAGCGACGCTCCGTTCTCACTTGAGACAAATTTTATATGCCTTCTTTTTAGTGGAAGTAGTAATAAGTAACTAACTTAGTAATGCAAACAAACACAATGATGAGAAAACAAATAATGCATTAATGAACTTACTGTAGGAAGCAGAATTCATGGGTTGGTAGTCCAACAGAGAGCACATCCAAGCGGCGGCAGGTGGAATGCAGTATATCGATGCCTTTCTGCCGAGCGCTGGTTGGTCTAACTCTGAAGGTGGAGATGATGGCGTGCAGATGGTCACAGGAGCAGTGGCGCTCCACGCTGATCCAGACGGAGCACATGAGTCGGCCGCCCAGGTGCGTGAGGAAACCATAGCCTTCATCGTAGAAAGGACAGACAGAGTCGACAATGGTAGGCGGCTCCAGCTTGAGCTTTCTTCGCTGATCCTCCTGGTCCTGGTAATAGCGCAGCTTGTAGGCATAGACGCGATTGTCACGGAGGAAGTAGACGGCACCATCATCATCTGTATCATCATCTCCTTGTATGTATACACCAGGGCCCAGGATGGGGACGTAGACCGTCTGTGTGTTCTCGGAGGTGGTGACCACGGTCCAGGTGCAATCGGAGCAATTGAAGGTTAAGAAGACGCCCTGAGCTGGTCGCAGCGACACCAAGATGGTGTCGTCCGGGAGAACGGCGCATCCCTGCAAGAAGTCGCCATTCCACAGTTTGGTCATTTGGCTCTTGTAGTGGAAGGGGAAGGTGTCCCCGGCCTGCTCCCACCGGTCAGCGTCCTTGCGGAAGCGTTGCATCCCGAGGACGCACTTGCCTACATACTCCAAATAGACGTATGGAGCCCAGAGGTGGCCGGCGGCCGAGACGGGGCGGCAATGCGTGCAAGTGTCCTGCGGCAGGCGAGGCAGCTCGGACATGGTGGCGGCTTCGTGGGCCAGCCGCAGCTGCTGGGCTCGTGGGGTCGCCGAGTTCTTGCCCGGATCCAGGTGCTCAGAGAAGAGGCATAGCGAGCGGCCGTCGGGAGTCAGCGCGGCGGTAGCGCTGGCGATGCCGCTGCAGCCCTTGGTGGTTTCGACGGTGCACAGGGTGTCGAGGGCATCCTCGCTCCGGCCGAGGATTCGACCGGATCGCGCGACGCGGAACCGGTGCAGGCCCAGGACACTGTCTTCGGAGATCATAGGGATGGATGCGGAGAGGAAGCCGACGAGCAGCGACCAGGCGGGGCTGTCATCCGCGCCAGCCGGGATGCAGACGTAGTCTCTGCCGGGGGCGACGCGCGGGATCCGGGGAGAGCAGAGACGACGCCAGCAGCAGACGCATCGGTACAGGGTGCAGGCGCTGGCCTCCTCCATGTCGGCTGACTGACCCTTGGTTGTTTGGATACGGGATTTATAGATGTGCCTTAGCAAAACCGGGATTTATACCAAACCTGTCTCCACTATTTACGTTTAGGATTCTAACTACCGAAAACTATGTTTGGTTGGGCCAACCAAAATCTCAGGATAAGGAAAACTTGGTTTCCCGCAAACCAGGAAAACGAGTATTTGGGAAAACGTCCATAAACCAAAGCTACGCCTGTGGGTAACGTCCAGGTATGCCTGTTACGTCAAGGTCAGCCTGTGTGTGGGTAGCGTCCAGGTATGCCTGTTACGTCAAGGTCAGCCATTCCAGGTGATGTGGCTACTGCTTCTTGGCGAGGACAAGAGCAGTGTTTCTCTTGTGACCATGGCGTGCTCCGCGCCGCTGCGGCGGCCGTGTATGTGGGGTTGATGGCGGTGGCGGCGCCGTCGAAGACAAGGTTGTGGCCGCTGACGGCCCGAGCGTCCTGGCCTGGTCGGACGTGAAGAACAGCGTGGCCTGCGCCCCTTCGACCACGCGCAACACCTTCCCATGTAGCAGCGTCTCCGTCATGGCCTCCATCTCCTCGGCTCTCAGTGGCGTGCGCCCGAGCTCACCGGCGGCCGCGCGCACGATGCCAGGCAGCGCCCCGCGTGTCGATGGACATGACGTGGTCGAGCACGCCCAGCTCTATGTATGTCCGTGATGGGCCCGTCGGCCCGTCGAGAGCAGCACGAACTGTGCAGTGGTCGGCATCCTGGGCGCGGTGCCTCCACTCGGACCTCCTCACCTCTCACATGAACGGCTTGGGATCTTTCTCAAGGTTGAGGATGACCCGAAAGACATGTCTAAACAAAGAATATTCTATAAACCAGTTTTAATAAAACAGCAACTTAAAACGGGTTTTTCCTACTCTGAAAACTGGTTTTGCAAAAACATGCTCCAAATACTAGTAGTTATTCAAACAACCACAGGCATGATAATAAATAAAATACATGTGAGGGAGAGGATTGGAGCACAAGACATGGTTGTTTAAGCCTATTTTATCTCTACATTTATTTCTACCTCTAACTTAAACTCTCTTACTTCTAAAACCGTTCATCTTTTTCACGATAGATAGACAGACCTGATAGCAGTGGCCGACAAGTACTGTATGGTGGTGATGCCAGCCACCTGGGGCCTGAGTGGCACAGTTCAGGAGTAGAGCGCTGGAGTTGCAGAGGGCATGGAATGACCTGAGGAAATGCATGGATTTGATGGGACCAGGTCATTCAAGTGCTTTAGATGGCCAATCGTCCGATTATATCAGAATACCTAGGAGTTCATCAACAAATGGTTCATCGTTCTTAAAGTATCGCCATGGTAGCTTAGATTTAGGGAGTGTCTATCCGACACTTTAGACTGTTTTCAACTGAAAAACAGTAGAGGCTATAGCCATTCATTCACAGAAATAGAGGTGCACTGAACTCAGAAAAAACCTGCCACTTCCCACCCATTTGGCACGAGTATGCTACTGGTCCGCATTTGGTAACTAGTTCCAGTTCCAGTCTTACTTGGGCAAGCTTGTTGTACTTCTCTAGGTAAGCAAAACAATCTTGGTTACATAAATTTCAGAGATAGTGAAAGAGAGCTTGATCTACAGGACAACGAGCGAAACAAAAAAAGAAGCCTTCGTCGATGTGAAACATCATCAGTTTCAGTGTGACCAATCCTAGCTCAAGATCATCATACAGAAATCTTCCAAGCCATACTTTGATATCCTTCCATGAGAACAGGACTTGATAATAAACCTAGTGAGAACAAGATTGTTGAAAAATGATGGTAAAACACCCAATAAAGGCGGCAAAGTCTGATGATATGAGACAATTTACTTTGATGGTAATATGGAAGGCAGTGTTGCACATGAGTTAAACCAAAAAAATCCAAAAGGAATCCTATTAAGAAAAGAAAACACACTAATAAGCTCAGATCAGTAAGTCAGAAAGAAAAAAAGGACTAATTTGATGTAAAAATCAGTCTGGCACTTTGTTTGAACTAGTCTACAAAGATATAGCAAGTATCACAAGTGCCACCTTCATGCAGAGATCTACAAAAATCTGAAAACCTCATGATCATCTAACACAAAGTGTGAACACCAAACTAACATCAAAATATATCCCTGTCATGGAATTAATAGATCGCACATGTAACCCCCCACAGAGACAGAAAAATGGACCCAAAAAATCAGCAATCGAGACAACATCAAACGCAAGTGCGCAACTCCCCTATACTGCTTCGTCTCGACCGACCCTCTATATCCTGGACAAGAATGAGAGACCCCACCCCTCTCTTCTGCCCCTGTCTTCCAGACACACACACATCCGGGCCTGACGGACACCGCTTTGTCCAGAAAAGCTACATGTGGTGCCATACAAAAAGGATATTTCACAAGGACAGATAAGCTGGGCAGGGAAAGATAAACGGGTCAAGAAAACCCCAGCAAAAAAGGATAGGCTTGGATCTTGGAATGACCAGACAAATGGAGTGCTGACATATAAAGAACAGCTAGCTGGGAAAAAAAATGGGAAGTGTAGATTTATACTAACATCTTACTGAAATTTTAGGATGGTAATTGAGGTCTTGGGTAGTCCGCATCAAAGCCCTGAGCATAGCGTTTGCTGAGCAGGCCAGGCACACTTTGGATCAACGCTCTGTCAATTGTATCCTCCCTTACATGATTAACCCAATTCGCCTACAAAATATGACTTAGCATATTATCACTTGAATTATTTACATTTTACTTGCAAATACAAAAATAAGGATGTATACATCTACACATGCTAGAATTTACCTCGAAAATAATCTTCGCGTGCTCCACATAATGTCTAGAGACCATATCAGCAAACATTAGCGCCCCTACGACATCATTTGAGAATGTGCGGTTTTGACAAATACTATCCAAAACAACATGATTATGAGGCTTGTTAACTCTCCAGTGAGGAGAGAATGGAATTTTGTTCAAAAAGTTTTTC is from Triticum aestivum cultivar Chinese Spring chromosome 1B, IWGSC CS RefSeq v2.1, whole genome shotgun sequence and encodes:
- the LOC123128027 gene encoding uncharacterized protein, whose product is MEEASACTLYRCVCCWRRLCSPRIPRVAPGRDYVCIPAGADDSPAWSLLVGFLSASIPMISEDSVLGLHRFRVARSGRILGRSEDALDTLCTVETTKGCSGIASATAALTPDGRSLCLFSEHLDPGKNSATPRAQQLRLAHEAATMSELPRLPQDTCTHCRPVSAAGHLWAPYVYLEYVGKCVLGMQRFRKDADRWEQAGDTFPFHYKSQMTKLWNGDFLQGCAVLPDDTILVSLRPAQGVFLTFNCSDCTWTVVTTSENTQTVYVPILGPGVYIQGDDDTDDDGAVYFLRDNRVYAYKLRYYQDQEDQRRKLKLEPPTIVDSVCPFYDEGYGFLTHLGGRLMCSVWISVERHCSCDHLHAIISTFRVRPTSARQKGIDILHSTCRRLDVLSVGLPTHEFCFLQEYEDQNAMPPAMLEYPTSSPVIESSKMLDCCSNFLSVKPGHYEFEEPPEDPAVQINKDLYIICEAQFQTIVYVAKIENGRVGSHDKLLTQKHALVLSYNTDDHYLVRYRSPPWHLVFSSRSSNAYVVSNTQDGIDAYGPTEESKLFPCTEPPAPDPFSMVLEVGNRIVALSETLGVSYHDGSKWVRCRHLADEYLALNGKVDLSGYAVLGDNSFVVSEAGTGSILMFDLRSERWSIVRHASASCGAQVLNGRSVFVDGFIYTCTMGGILAYELVDQQDDGKELGEPVLLQFSWQLSERRGWDAERMCLDCADKDKIPDAIVFCVVQGEYGCSKNLPGSLSRSHDVHITTVQVKTERTHRRKRRPERIDHVDISTCFIEHDAALVWTKRCFAVESS